The Denticeps clupeoides chromosome 5, fDenClu1.1, whole genome shotgun sequence genome includes a region encoding these proteins:
- the cnot9 gene encoding CCR4-NOT transcription complex subunit 9 isoform X1, with protein sequence MGGTQQAPGEHIQALHRMLATGAAVTTALAQVDREKIYQWINELSSPETRENALLELSKKRESVPDLAPMLWHSCGTIAALLQEIVNIYPSINPPTLTAHQSNRVCNALALLQCVASHPETRSAFLAAHIPLFLYPFLHTVSKTRPFEYLRLTSLGVIGALVKTDEQEVINFLLTTEIIPLCLRIMESGSELSKTVATFILQKILLDDTGLAYICQTYERFSHVAMILGKMVLQLSKEPSARLLKHVVRCYLRLSDNSRAREALRQCLPDQLKDTTFAQVLKDDTTTKRWLAQLVKNLQEGQVTDPRGIPLPPQ encoded by the exons ATGGGCG GTACTCAGCAGGCTCCCGGTGAGCACATCCAGGCGCTGCACAGAATGCTGGCGACGGGAGCG GCTGTAACCACGGCGCTGGCGCAGGTGGACCGGGAGAAGATCTACCAGTGGATCAACGAGCTGTCCAGCCCAGAGACCCGAGAGAATGCGCTGCTGGAGCTCAGTAAGAAGCGGGAGTCTGTGCCCGACTTGGCCCCCATGCTTTGGCATTCGTGTGGTACAATAGCAGCCCTTTTGCAG GAGATTGTTAATATATATCCTTCCATTAATCCGCCAACCCTGACTGCTCACCAGTCCAACAGAGTATGCAATGCTTTGGCACTTCTGCAGTGTGTAGCTTCCCATCCAGAGACCAG ATCAGCTTTTTTGGCAGCACACATCCCTCTTTTCCTCTACCCCTTCCTTCACACGGTCAGCAAAACCAGACCATTTGAGTATCTGCGACTCACCAGTCTAGGGGTCATTG GGGCATTGGTCAAAACAGATGAGCAAGAAGTCATCAACTTCCTGCTGACAACAGAGATTATTCCTCTGTGTCTGCGCATTATGGAGTCAGGCAGTGAACTTTCTAAAACA GTtgcaactttcattttacagaaGATCCTTCTTGATGACACAGGGCTTGCATACATATGTCAGACTTACGAGCGCTTCTCACATGTAGCGATGATACTG GGGAAAATGGTTCTTCAGCTCTCGAAGGAGCCGTCTGCTCGCTTACTAAAGCACGTTGTGCGCTGTTACCTACGACTCTCTGACAACTCCAG AGCTAGAGAGGCCCTGCGCCAGTGTCTGCCTGACCAGCTGAAAGACACCACCTTCGCCCAGGTACTGAAAGATGATACTACCACCAAGCGCTGGTTGGCACAGCTTGTGAAGAACCTCCAAGAGGGCCAGGTGACGGACCCCAGGGGCATCCCCCTGCCCCCACAGTGA
- the cnot9 gene encoding CCR4-NOT transcription complex subunit 9 isoform X2 yields MLATGAAVTTALAQVDREKIYQWINELSSPETRENALLELSKKRESVPDLAPMLWHSCGTIAALLQEIVNIYPSINPPTLTAHQSNRVCNALALLQCVASHPETRSAFLAAHIPLFLYPFLHTVSKTRPFEYLRLTSLGVIGALVKTDEQEVINFLLTTEIIPLCLRIMESGSELSKTVATFILQKILLDDTGLAYICQTYERFSHVAMILGKMVLQLSKEPSARLLKHVVRCYLRLSDNSRAREALRQCLPDQLKDTTFAQVLKDDTTTKRWLAQLVKNLQEGQVTDPRGIPLPPQ; encoded by the exons ATGCTGGCGACGGGAGCG GCTGTAACCACGGCGCTGGCGCAGGTGGACCGGGAGAAGATCTACCAGTGGATCAACGAGCTGTCCAGCCCAGAGACCCGAGAGAATGCGCTGCTGGAGCTCAGTAAGAAGCGGGAGTCTGTGCCCGACTTGGCCCCCATGCTTTGGCATTCGTGTGGTACAATAGCAGCCCTTTTGCAG GAGATTGTTAATATATATCCTTCCATTAATCCGCCAACCCTGACTGCTCACCAGTCCAACAGAGTATGCAATGCTTTGGCACTTCTGCAGTGTGTAGCTTCCCATCCAGAGACCAG ATCAGCTTTTTTGGCAGCACACATCCCTCTTTTCCTCTACCCCTTCCTTCACACGGTCAGCAAAACCAGACCATTTGAGTATCTGCGACTCACCAGTCTAGGGGTCATTG GGGCATTGGTCAAAACAGATGAGCAAGAAGTCATCAACTTCCTGCTGACAACAGAGATTATTCCTCTGTGTCTGCGCATTATGGAGTCAGGCAGTGAACTTTCTAAAACA GTtgcaactttcattttacagaaGATCCTTCTTGATGACACAGGGCTTGCATACATATGTCAGACTTACGAGCGCTTCTCACATGTAGCGATGATACTG GGGAAAATGGTTCTTCAGCTCTCGAAGGAGCCGTCTGCTCGCTTACTAAAGCACGTTGTGCGCTGTTACCTACGACTCTCTGACAACTCCAG AGCTAGAGAGGCCCTGCGCCAGTGTCTGCCTGACCAGCTGAAAGACACCACCTTCGCCCAGGTACTGAAAGATGATACTACCACCAAGCGCTGGTTGGCACAGCTTGTGAAGAACCTCCAAGAGGGCCAGGTGACGGACCCCAGGGGCATCCCCCTGCCCCCACAGTGA
- the plcd4a gene encoding 1-phosphatidylinositol 4,5-bisphosphate phosphodiesterase delta-4 isoform X1, translating to MPSGLQDDSAVGNTRLRKHQMASTQSGLRIQGDDNLQSMIVGTVMRKIKSRTWKKQRYFRLQEDCMTIWYKSKKAGNAHSTFSVGDVEAVREGHQSEVLMSIADDFPPDRCFTLVFRGRRGNLDLVADSAEEAQAWIKGLRKLIENLENMGQSEKLDQWICDWFKKADKNKDGRMNFKEVQDLLKMMNVDMNEHHALRLFMMADNSQSGTLEDDEFVHFYKMLTQREDVLRVFQEYSGDGQKLSLQDLEDFLREQQLECEGVEQHALDLIERYEPSETAKMFHAMSIDGFLMYLSSPEGSIFNPNKRNIFQDMNQPLCHYFISSSHNTYLLEDQLRGQSSVEGYIQALKRGCRCVEVDCWDGPNCEPVVYHGHTFTSKILFKDVVIAVGNYAFKVSEYPIILSIENHCSVEQQKVMAQHLNQILGDKLLKTTLDGKIPIGLPSPEDLKGKILLKGKKIGGLEERLNGVEQDSLTVEVSDEDEVADIEEDNHRNDSFRCRTKKSKPRLSKELSDCVVYCKSVHFCSFKHSRIHSKFYEISSFTESKARKLMRETGAEFVCHNARQLTRIYPSGLRTDSSNFNPQDMWNAGCQIVALNFQTAGVEMDLNDGLFSQNGRCGYVLKPDFMRSPDKGFDPENSPNHETHQPLSLCIQVISGQQLPKVNIKEGSIVDPLVRVEIHGVPQDQARQETRYIENNGFNPVWYDTLNFTIHIPDLALVRFVVEDYDKTSKNDFVGQYTLPFSCIQQGYRHIHLLSKDGTSIPPSSLFVHIRVTELT from the exons ATGCCGTCTGGCCTCCAAGATGATTCTGCAGTGG GTAACACACGTTTGAGAAAGCACCAAATGGCATCAACCCAAAGTGGTCTAC GCATCCAAGGCGATGACAACCTCCAGTCCATGATCGTGGGGACAGTGATGAGGAAAATCAAGTCTCGCACCTGGAAGAAACAGCGCTACTTTAGGTTGCAGGAAGACTGCATGACCATCTGGTACAAGTCAAAAAAGGCTGGAAACGCCCACTCTACTT TTTCCGTTGGAGATGTGGAAGCAGTGAGGGAGGGACACCAGTCTGAGGTTCTGATGAGCATAGCTGATGACTTCCCTCCAGACCGTTGTTTCACTCTGGTGTTTAGAGGGCGCCGTGGGAATTTGGATCTGGTGGCTGACTCTGCCGAAGAAGCCCAAGCATGGATAAAAGGGTTGAGGAAACTGATTGAAAACCTGGAGAACATGGGTCAGAGTGAGAAGCTGGACCA ATGGATTTGTGACTGGTTCAAAAAAGCTGATAAAAACAAAGATGGCAGAATGAACTTCAAAGAGGTGCAGGACCTTCTGAAGATGATGAATGTGGATATGAATGAGCACCATGCTCTCAGACTCTTCATG ATGGCTGATAATTCCCAGTCCGGAACGCTGGAGGATGACGAGTTTGTGCACTTCTACAAGATGTTGACACAGAGGGAGGACGTCCTACGTGTGTTCCAAGAATACTCGGGTGACGGGCAGAAGTTGAGTCTTCAGGATCTTGAAGACTTCCTTCGAGAACAGCAACTGGAGTGTGAGGGGGTTGAGCAGCATGCACTGGATCTTATAGAACGCTATGAGCCCTCAGAAACTG caaaaatgtttcatgCCATGTCTATTGATGGATTCCTGATGTACCTGAGTTCACCTGAGGGCTCTATCTTCAACCCCAACAAGCGGAATATCTTCCAGGATATGAATCAACCCCTGTGCCACTATTTCATTTCATCCTCTCACAACACCTACCTGTTGGAGGACCAACTAAGAGGACAAAGCAGCGTGGAGGGCTACATCCA AGCTCTGAAGCGAGGCTGCCGTTGCGTTGAAGTGGACTGTTGGGATGGCCCCAACTGTGAGCCCGTTGTTTACCACGGACACACTTTCACTTCTAAGATCCTCTTCAAAGATGTTGTGATTGCTGTGGGAAACTATGCCTTCAAG GTATCAGAGTACCCGATCATTCTGTCCATTGAGAACCACTGCAGTGTTGAGCAGCAGAAAGTCATGGCCCAACACCTCAACCAGATCCTTGGTGACAAGCTGCTGAAAACCACGTTGGATGGCAAGATTCCCATTGGGTTGCCTTCTCCCGAG GACCTGAAGGGGAAAATCCTACTGAAAGGGAAAAAGATTGGGGGCCTAGAGGAGCGCCTGAACGGTGTGGAACAGGATTCTCTGACTGTTGAGGTGAGCGATGAAGACGAAGTGGCTGACATTGAAGAAGACAACCATCGAAATGACAGCTTTCGCTGCCGTACCAAG aAATCAAAACCTCGTCTGTCGAAGGAGCTGTCAGACTGTGTGGTGTACTGCAAGAGTGTCCATTTCTGCAGCTTCAAGCACTCCCGCATTCACTCAAAATTTTACGAGATCTCCTCCTTTACGGAATCCAAGGCTCGGAAGCTCATGCGAGAAACAG GAGCTGAGTTTGTTTGCCACAATGCCAGGCAGTTGACCAGAATCTACCCCAGTGGCTTGCGAACAGACTCTTCAAACTTCAATCCACAGGATATGTGGAATGCAGGGTGCCAAATTG TTGCTCTGAACTTCCAGACTGCTGGGGTTGAGATGGATCTTAATGATGGGCTTTTTAGTCAGAATGGCCGCTGTGGATATGTCCTGAAACCTGACTTCATGAGGAGTCCTGATAAAGGGTTTGATCCAGAAAACTCTCCGAACCACGAAACACACCAACCGCTTAGTCTGTGCATACAG GTGATAAGTGGTCAGCAGCTTCCAAAGGTCAATATTAAAGAGGGATCCATTGTGGATCCCCTTGTGAGAGTGGAGATCCATGGAGTGCCCCAGGATCAAGCCAGACAAGAGACCAGATACATTGAAAATAACG GATTTAACCCAGTATGGTACGACACTCTCAACTTCACAATCCACATCCCTGATTTGGCTCTGGTTCGCTTTGTGGTAGAAGATTATGACAAGACATCGAAGAATGACTTTGTTGGCCAGTACACATTACCCTTTTCATGTATTCAACAAG GGTATCGGCACATTCACCTGCTGTCCAAAGATGGAACCAGCATCcccccttcttctctctttgtGCATATCAGGGTCACAGAGCTTACTTGA
- the plcd4a gene encoding 1-phosphatidylinositol 4,5-bisphosphate phosphodiesterase delta-4 isoform X2, which produces MGQSEKLDQWICDWFKKADKNKDGRMNFKEVQDLLKMMNVDMNEHHALRLFMMADNSQSGTLEDDEFVHFYKMLTQREDVLRVFQEYSGDGQKLSLQDLEDFLREQQLECEGVEQHALDLIERYEPSETAKMFHAMSIDGFLMYLSSPEGSIFNPNKRNIFQDMNQPLCHYFISSSHNTYLLEDQLRGQSSVEGYIQALKRGCRCVEVDCWDGPNCEPVVYHGHTFTSKILFKDVVIAVGNYAFKVSEYPIILSIENHCSVEQQKVMAQHLNQILGDKLLKTTLDGKIPIGLPSPEDLKGKILLKGKKIGGLEERLNGVEQDSLTVEVSDEDEVADIEEDNHRNDSFRCRTKKSKPRLSKELSDCVVYCKSVHFCSFKHSRIHSKFYEISSFTESKARKLMRETGAEFVCHNARQLTRIYPSGLRTDSSNFNPQDMWNAGCQIVALNFQTAGVEMDLNDGLFSQNGRCGYVLKPDFMRSPDKGFDPENSPNHETHQPLSLCIQVISGQQLPKVNIKEGSIVDPLVRVEIHGVPQDQARQETRYIENNGFNPVWYDTLNFTIHIPDLALVRFVVEDYDKTSKNDFVGQYTLPFSCIQQGYRHIHLLSKDGTSIPPSSLFVHIRVTELT; this is translated from the exons ATGGGTCAGAGTGAGAAGCTGGACCA ATGGATTTGTGACTGGTTCAAAAAAGCTGATAAAAACAAAGATGGCAGAATGAACTTCAAAGAGGTGCAGGACCTTCTGAAGATGATGAATGTGGATATGAATGAGCACCATGCTCTCAGACTCTTCATG ATGGCTGATAATTCCCAGTCCGGAACGCTGGAGGATGACGAGTTTGTGCACTTCTACAAGATGTTGACACAGAGGGAGGACGTCCTACGTGTGTTCCAAGAATACTCGGGTGACGGGCAGAAGTTGAGTCTTCAGGATCTTGAAGACTTCCTTCGAGAACAGCAACTGGAGTGTGAGGGGGTTGAGCAGCATGCACTGGATCTTATAGAACGCTATGAGCCCTCAGAAACTG caaaaatgtttcatgCCATGTCTATTGATGGATTCCTGATGTACCTGAGTTCACCTGAGGGCTCTATCTTCAACCCCAACAAGCGGAATATCTTCCAGGATATGAATCAACCCCTGTGCCACTATTTCATTTCATCCTCTCACAACACCTACCTGTTGGAGGACCAACTAAGAGGACAAAGCAGCGTGGAGGGCTACATCCA AGCTCTGAAGCGAGGCTGCCGTTGCGTTGAAGTGGACTGTTGGGATGGCCCCAACTGTGAGCCCGTTGTTTACCACGGACACACTTTCACTTCTAAGATCCTCTTCAAAGATGTTGTGATTGCTGTGGGAAACTATGCCTTCAAG GTATCAGAGTACCCGATCATTCTGTCCATTGAGAACCACTGCAGTGTTGAGCAGCAGAAAGTCATGGCCCAACACCTCAACCAGATCCTTGGTGACAAGCTGCTGAAAACCACGTTGGATGGCAAGATTCCCATTGGGTTGCCTTCTCCCGAG GACCTGAAGGGGAAAATCCTACTGAAAGGGAAAAAGATTGGGGGCCTAGAGGAGCGCCTGAACGGTGTGGAACAGGATTCTCTGACTGTTGAGGTGAGCGATGAAGACGAAGTGGCTGACATTGAAGAAGACAACCATCGAAATGACAGCTTTCGCTGCCGTACCAAG aAATCAAAACCTCGTCTGTCGAAGGAGCTGTCAGACTGTGTGGTGTACTGCAAGAGTGTCCATTTCTGCAGCTTCAAGCACTCCCGCATTCACTCAAAATTTTACGAGATCTCCTCCTTTACGGAATCCAAGGCTCGGAAGCTCATGCGAGAAACAG GAGCTGAGTTTGTTTGCCACAATGCCAGGCAGTTGACCAGAATCTACCCCAGTGGCTTGCGAACAGACTCTTCAAACTTCAATCCACAGGATATGTGGAATGCAGGGTGCCAAATTG TTGCTCTGAACTTCCAGACTGCTGGGGTTGAGATGGATCTTAATGATGGGCTTTTTAGTCAGAATGGCCGCTGTGGATATGTCCTGAAACCTGACTTCATGAGGAGTCCTGATAAAGGGTTTGATCCAGAAAACTCTCCGAACCACGAAACACACCAACCGCTTAGTCTGTGCATACAG GTGATAAGTGGTCAGCAGCTTCCAAAGGTCAATATTAAAGAGGGATCCATTGTGGATCCCCTTGTGAGAGTGGAGATCCATGGAGTGCCCCAGGATCAAGCCAGACAAGAGACCAGATACATTGAAAATAACG GATTTAACCCAGTATGGTACGACACTCTCAACTTCACAATCCACATCCCTGATTTGGCTCTGGTTCGCTTTGTGGTAGAAGATTATGACAAGACATCGAAGAATGACTTTGTTGGCCAGTACACATTACCCTTTTCATGTATTCAACAAG GGTATCGGCACATTCACCTGCTGTCCAAAGATGGAACCAGCATCcccccttcttctctctttgtGCATATCAGGGTCACAGAGCTTACTTGA
- the cyp20a1 gene encoding cytochrome P450 20A1 has protein sequence MLDFAIFAVTFVIILVGAVIYLYPSSRRASGIPGLNPTEEKDGNLQDLIDKGSLHEFLVGLHDQFGPVASFWFGRRPVLSLGSPDHLKQHINPNRTTDSFETMLKSLLGYQAGSGDGTAEALMRKKAYENAVNTTLQNNFPLLMKLADELVGKWQSYPESQHMPLCAHLLGLAMKAVSQLAMGSRFSDDAEVIRFRKNHETIWSEIGRGYLDGSMEKSSNRKGRYESALAEMESVLKSVLKERKDLCSGQATFMDSLLQANLTERQVMEDAMVFILAGCAITANLCIWAVHFLSTAKEVQEKMLQELVEVTGEEPVTLDKIPQLKYCQQVLNETVRTAKLTPVAARLQEVEGKVDQHVIPKETLVIYALGVALQNADTWPLPYRFNPDRFIEEPVRKSFSFLGFSGSQVCPELRFAYTVATVLLSTLVRKLKLHRVEGQVVEARYELVTTPKDDTWIRVSRRS, from the exons ATGCTGGACTTTGCGATATTTGCAGTGACATTTGTCATTATTCTGGTCGGcgcagttatttatttatacccG tcATCAAGGAGAGCTTCTGGCATCCCAGGTCTAAACCCAACAGAAGAGaa AGATGGAAATCTCCAAGACTTAATAGATAAAGGAAGTTTGCACGAGTTTCTGGTTGGCCTTCATGATCAGTTTGGTCCGGTTGCCTCCTTCTggtttggcagacgccctgtgCTCAGTCTGGGGTCGCCGGATCATCTCAAGCAGCACATCAATCCCAACAGGACCA CTGATTCTTTTGAAACAATGCTGAAGTCCTTGCTGGGTTACCAGGCTGGGTCAGGGGATGGAACAGCAGAGGCTCTGATGAGGAAGAAAGCATACGAAAATGCGGTTAACACAACCCTACAGAACAACTTTCCTTTACTTATGAAG CTTGCAGACGAGTTGGTGGGTAAATGGCAGTCATACCCTGAGTCTCAGCACATGCCGCTCTGTGCCCATCTGTTGGGTTTGGCCATGAAGGCAGTCAGTCAGCTTGCAATGGGCAGCCGCTTCAGTGATGATGCTGAGGTCATCCGTTTTCGCAAGAACCACGAAACG ATCTGGTCAGAGATTGGTCGAGGATACCTGGATGGGTCTATGGAGAAAAGCTCTAACAGGAAGGGCCGTTATGAAAGTG CTTTGGCTGAGATGGAGTCCGTGCTGAAATCTGTCCTGAAAGAGAGGAAGGACCTTTGCTCTGGTCAGGCTACATTTATGGACTCTCTTCTCCAGGCAAATCTAACCGAGCGACAG GTGATGGAGGATGCCATGGTGTTCATCCTTGCTGGTTGTGCCATTACTGCTAatt TGTGCATCTGGGCCGTGCACTTCCTCTCCACTGCTAAGGAAGTGCAGGAAAAGATGCTCCAGGAACTTGTTGAGGTCacaggggaggagcctgttaCCCTGGATAAGATTCCACAGCTCAA GTATTGCCAGCAGGTGCTGAATGAGACGGTCCGAACAGCCAAACTCACGCCAGTCGCAGCCCGACTGCAGGAAGTAGAGGGGAAAGTTGACCAGCATGTCATTCCTAAAGAG acccTTGTCATCTATGCTCTTGGTGTGGCACTTCAGAATGCAGATACATGGCCACTGCCCTACAG ATTCAATCCAGACAGATTTATAGAGGAACCTGTGAGGAAAAGCTTTTCCTTTCTAGGCTTTTCAGGGAGCCAAGTGTGCCCTGAGTTAAG GTTTGCCTACACAGTGGCCACTGTCCTTCTCAGCACTCTGGTTCGTAAGTTGAAACTTCACAGGGTAGAAGGCCAGGTGGTTGAGGCTAGGTACGAGCTTGTGACCACGCCGAAAGATGACACCTGGATCCGCGTGAGCAGGAGGAGCTAG